Genomic segment of Pygocentrus nattereri isolate fPygNat1 chromosome 26, fPygNat1.pri, whole genome shotgun sequence:
TTTAATAAGCCCAATAATCTACTAATTAACCTATTATGCCAACTTCAACTTTCTCCTTACTGCCCCTATCATTCAAAGTCCTGTCTGTGAGACAGGtcactttttcttttataatgcaataaaacaataaaagccaCATTACCTTCAACATGTCCTAATAGTCCTATCtatctaaaaataataagtattatctatttaaaaaatcttaattaTAGATAATGTCGCTCCCTCCACCACAGCCTacctcaaaccaaaacacaTGATCTGGGAACCATGGGGAATTTACTGTTGCATTGCCTAAAGGCATTTTAAGGCCCCTTAATAACCCAAAGCTTTAATAGTAAAAGTGAAAGTAGGTTAAGCTAGCTCTACAGTGCCAAGCAGGGAGAACTAATAAGCAGtttcttaaatctctctctctttctcaatctctgtctctctctctcttttctcttgtaaaccaaaaaaaaaaggaatgtgaACCCTAATTTCCCAACATATTTAGGAAGTTGTTTAATGGCTGCATGTCTTTATtacatacaataaaataataaggtAATATAACATAATGGATGTAATCAACTAATAATAAACTTTGTAGACTAACTGTTGCTGCCCTATGCCACACAAAATTCTCATGTCCAAGCTCTCTTGTCTCATATTCTGTACAAGCATTCCAAATTTCAAATGGCATGCCAGCCACAACTGCCACCTTCATACCTTTGTTGGGCCGCTCTTTTTGTTGTACATGTCTGTCCGCAGCCCAAAGTTCTGCAGATCTGTTGGCTTGTCCTTGACTTTGTCCGGAAAAGACAGTATCTGCTGAGAGGACGGAGTCTGTGGTGCAGAGAGAGGGTAGGAAATGTAAATGGCAACAGTTCCTTTATAACATGTGCAATGGGTCATTTGTTGCAAATGTTTGAGTACCTGAGAAGCTTTAGGCTGAAGTGGTACCAGGCTGGACGGCGTGTCTGCTAGCACATGGAAGTGGGATGTGGGTGGTGGTCCCATCGGAGTGGGGCGGCTCTCTGAATCCACCTGATAATTAATCAAACCCCACTGCTCCAGAAAGGCATGCACCCTGTGAACATTCACAAATACACACTCAAAGTAAAACATTAATCTAATTCTACAACTTTAACTATCTTCCGTGGAAGTGCACCTATTCTAACGCAATTCACAGATGGAGTGTCCTGTACAATTAACcaactcaaaaacaaacaaaaaaagtgacTACATTAAATCATATTTAGTTTTCGCCAGTGTTATAGTTTTCCCCTCCTGACCTCATAATGGCACACACATCTCCAGCCAAGTTTCTACGGCAAGCTGTAGAGGTCAAATACTCCTGAGGATTCAATCGGTATGTGTCAATCATGAAGTTACGGTAGGCCAAGTAACTgcaacacacagagagagaagagagtaagaacAGTGCGATTATATGTGAGACAATCATAAATCACaatttctgtgttttcatttgagAGACTGTATTTTAAGGGTTTTCACATTATCACATAAAAAACGTGGGTGTCCTGGACAGGTGCTGGTGTCCTAAAAAGTATTTTGTTAGTATTTTAATTAGTATTAGTAATTTTAATTTGTGTGATGGAAATTActttttatcaaaataaatgttagCAGCAAGCAGTTTCATATACTTACCAAACTTTCAAAGTGAGTCACAGACCTAGTCGCTGAACCAGGAAACATTCACAATATCCCCTTTCAAAAAATAATTCCTGAATTGTGTTTGAAACCACAGGTATTTCAGGCACTGCCCTCAACTAGTCGACTGCTGCCCACAGTGCTGACCGTTAGTCGAATAGTCAACTAGTCTATGCAACCCATAATGTATTCACTATACATGTGTACTCACATTTCAGGGGTCTTTGACTTGTTCTTTCCATTGAAGAACTCTGGCAGAGCTCTGCGCTCAATAGCATGaacactgagagagaaacagacaaataGAGATAAGGAAGCATAAGAATGAAAAGATTTCAAAAATGGCTTTTTGCTATAAAGCTGATATGAGATGACATGCTTGGAGAAGATGGTCAATGGATTACCTATTGTAGTCAAACCAAGCAGCGTAGCTAGGAATAATGATGTGATGAGTCTGCTCTGTGACGTTATCCTCATGCAGATCAGAACCTTTCACTGGCTCTCCCTTCACACTGGGAGatccctcctcttcctcctacacacaaacacccatgcacacacaaaaGATGCACACATAAGAGAAAACATACTAATTACCAACAGAATATAATTTAGAGAGATATTCTTTCTCTAGTGGAAGGTTTTTAGTGTCTACCATTCTGAGTCAAGCAAAACCACATGCCTGTCCTTTGGAAATTGTTGTTTATATTTGAGCAGAGAAATTGTTAAACTCTACTGGAAAACAGTCTTCCAAGACTAGAGCTGAATACCCCTGAGCTAGATGATTCTTAATTTGTTTTTCTCCTGGTGATTATCCTACAGGTTTATATGCCATAATCATTCCCACTTGATTGTCATATTCAGATTAGGAGAAATTCAAATTCATAATTAATACAGATCAATACTAGGAACTGTTATCAACAAAAAGTGTGATAACCTCTCCCAAATGATATGTTAGAGTAACAGTACGTTACTTCAATCATCTTTGATAAAACTATATATCAATAAACATGTTGGGTTAGTTAATGGCAAACTGACTTTTTGTTGACTATAATTTTAGTTCAAAATGATAAAACTACAATTCAGTACTTGCTATGAGAATATGGGAATATGATAAGTAGTTTTTAAGACACACCTATATGGTTCTGTGATCAGTCATTTCCAGTTAAGGGCAGGGCCATTCTTTGGAATTGTACTGTATTCTCATTCTCAACTAACTGATTGTATTGTGCCAAAACACTGGTTATACCTTTCCCACTGTCTCCATAGACTCATCCTCTTGCTCATCTGAAGATAAAGAGCAACAGTTAGTTCTACAGAAGAATAATAAATCTAATATCACAGCTATAAGACAGAGCTGGAAAACAGATTGATAGATACACTAATAAATCTACTGACCCAGGTCAGTCCCACCCTTCACTGGAGTTGAGTCTGAATCCTTCTTGGTCactacgcacacacacacacacacatacacacacaaagcttGCTGAAAACATGATCTATAGCTTAACATGTATGTTGAGAAGACAAGTTTTTTAAAGTATGACAAAAAATttgtaagtatgtgtgtgttgggctgCACAATGTAGACAAATAATGATTATAAactaacaatataataataataataataataataataataataataaaataatgtactACTAATTATAATTAACTGTATTTCTACACATGGTGACATACTGGTGATTCAGTAATGCAACATAGTTGAAGcctggcctgcattattttgatcaaaataattGTAAGGATGCACAATAGCAATCTGCACACTTTTGATCCAAACATGCAATTGGCAATTGGtcaatttatcatttttattctgGCTCATCTGTGTTGCAATGTTATGATATAAATATGTGAGTTAACtatgtgcatttttttgcatttgaatgCTGCTGGTACATCTATACTACAATGGTGTAGCAATATTACAGTTATCCAGTCACTTCATATAGCTAATgtagtattttatttaattcttttttattttaatggtcaaatgatttttcattcaataagcaaattaaataaaattaatgaaattATTACGGAGCACATAAGGagcaaattattttatttctactgCAACTATGGCTAATAGAAAGCAACTGGAATGTGCTAAGGTGTTTCAATATGTTTCACTTACCCACACAGTGTAAGCCTTGGGTTGAAAAAGGCTCATTGAAACTGGCCAAAAATTTGGCTTTAAAaaaattagaatcagaatctgTCATAAAATTTCATCACCTTAAAGGATTCACATTAACTACACTGATTATTCAGTATATCCATGAAACCATTCATCTGGAAGTGTAGTAGGTTAAGATGTTCACAGAACACAGTAAAAACTGAGATTGGTTAGGAGTATCAGACTTAtatgctcatttgcatattgcaacaTTCTGTGATATCATTATTGCAAAAACCAACATCTTGATactgataaacaaacaatatattgtgccACCCTAGAGAGAGGATGTGTTGTGTTTTACTTGTTGTTGCTGTGCAGGTGTTACCTGTTTTATTCAGTGAGCCCTCCTCTGCTGCAGGAACAGGTGAGGGCTCATCCAGGTCTTTAGTTAgatcctcctgctcctcctcccTCTGGCCACGCTTCGACTTAGTGTAGGGGGTTGTAGGCCTTCAAAAACAAATGTGCACATACGCAAACACGCACAATACAAGTGAATACTCCAGCCAGCTATGCATCACCTATGTGTGGTATCTGACAGTCTGTGTAGTAAAGTCTTTCAGATCTCTCTCATACCCTTTCTTGGtgttcttcttcttgctctccTGTGGGGGAGGAGTGGGAGATGGAGAAGGAGAGCGCTTTCTTTTCTTGGCATTGCCGGGTTTTTTATCTCTCCTCTCGTCCGGAGCGCTCACTTCATCCGTCAGAGTCTTGGCTGAAATCCTCTTTCTCCTTGTGCCTCCTTCACCAACCTCATAGTCCTCCTCATTCATCCACTCATTATACTGGTCTAAATCCAGAATCCACTTAGCGTGAACCTACACTCAGATGAACACACAGATGCAAGTGATGAAACATCATTCGTAAGTGGTTGATGCAacattttgtgtagaatttcaTACACAAACACCTACTCTGCCACAAAACTGAAACTTCACTTGAATCATGAATTCAATTCCAAATAAGAGTAATTTTATATAGTCATATGAAACTGTTGGGGCATCCCCATTCatgctttgttcattttctaagtcaaaataagttatcatatcctctacagagaacacacttctgcatgcTTTAACATaccattactgttttttttaccaaatttaACACAATGTGAAAAAACAATGGTACGttgttatatgtgtatattttaaaaactcaaaTAGATATAAATTGTGCAAACGTATTATGTGTGAACTTATTTGCAGtcaataaaacaaagaacaaaaacatttagcTGGAGGTGCTGAAACTTGTGTATACGTGTATATCCCTAGTTTGGTTCCCAAAGCactattgcattttatttctaGATTCCTTTTGTTAATTAACAAACAGATACAATAATTTGGGCTACTTTTTATTTGCGACATACATTTAGAGATAatatacattgttttattattcatcaAATCTTTTTATACTGTTCTACTCTAACTTTATGTATGTcttattttgtctgtattgtGACAATAAGCTACCGCACATCACAGTGGCCTTCCCCTGTTGTGAAGGAAGGTAAAATCACTGTGGCCTCAGCACATGAATACATAATTGATGTGTATATCATGCATGCATGTTAAGTATTTTACAACAGCCCTGAATGTGGCAGCTGCATTAAAACAACAGATTACAAATTCAGAGGTCATAAGAGATGGGAAGAGGAATACATGTGTTATACATCAGAAATTCATCTGGAAGATAGGGGACAGCTATTCATTCAGTGAATAGATGTCTTTGGTCTGTACTGCGTTCTCGCACCAGAGTCAGTTTGGAGGTGGACTGAGACTAACCTCCTCAGATCTAGGACCACTTATTTTGTGCACACCAGGGTTCAATTGCCAACATTCCCACTTGTTCTGACAAATCTCATAAACAGAGCAATCGCATCAGGGTCCATTTTAATCTAACCAAACCTTTTAAGTGTGAAAACACCAAAACAATGTGCTATGCATGTTCTAGTGTAGGCAATTGTGATCAAGGGATAATTttgaacagaagaaaaaaagctagaaagagggagacagacaatGTGGATTTCAGACCTTTCTAGGTTTTTCTGGACTGGGGGGATCCTCCACTACTGCCTCAACTTCACTGGCTGAGATCCATGTGTCATAACTACACAATAAGACAAAACAACATCATTCAACAAATATGCGctggttatgtgtgtgtgtgtgtgtgtgtgtgtgtgtgtgtgtgcgcattgaAGTGAGTGTGTTTTGAGTCATCTCACCTGTCAGGCCAGTAGCCCCAGTGTAGCAgcatctgtttatctctcttcATTACAGGACGGACCCACTCCtctgcaccacacacacaaccaaaTGCAGACACACAAAACAGTCAATGGACCAGGCATCACTGAAAGGTCCAGTCATTCTACAGTGTTTCAGAGGGTTGGGTATCAAATGCTACAATTCCCGCATAAAGACTCACTGACTTGTGAACTACGATGAACCAAGTTAGACAGCACTTTACTTTGTGGTTTATTCAAAGAAAGTGAAAGTTTATTTCTTGTTGCCTGATTAAATTGTGTTCAGCATGTGCAAGAATAGCTACAGCCATTGCATGTTACTAATTTGCCAATGTTTGTAGATTTTCTTACAAGGCAGGTACAGTGACCCCAAAAAGTATGTGCTCACTTTATTTGCCAAACCACTGGTAAACTTTAATGTAGTTCTTCAGGtcacttcataaaatgtttaacaaagCAATACTTgcttcagagaaaaacactttcagCACAACATCAAACTGATGGTAGACTTTTCGCACGGAAGAACCCACAGAACAATTCCTACTAGACTGCACTAAGAGTGCTGTAAAGAACAGATGAAGAAACAACAGCAAAgactgggctgtttttcttacaatgGTGTTGGTATGATTGTGTTCATTGCTGGGGTCATAAACTCAGAAGTGTACACAAGCTTTTTCAATAAAACTTGCAAAAGTCTGCAAAGAAACAAAGCTCACAACACAACAATCTGAAACACATCAGCCTTGTTTTGAAAGAAAACTTTGAGAAAACAAAAGTCAGTGTTGCAATGGTCTACttgaaatcacattttatttcttaACACAATGAaggcaaaacatttttacatatgaCACAAACTTCCAAATATTTCTCAGGCTGCTGTGGTTACTTTGAAGTCATACATGATTTTCAACTTCTTGacattgaaaaatatattttgtaggAATCTATATAAAATTCAAGGTCTcagaatttaaaaagtaatatattaATACCCATCTCAAATCTTTCAGTTCTTAGTGACTCACCCTCCTCCAGACTGGCAGGAATGGGCACAACCACATGAGAACTGGACTGTTTATCTTCTGTCACTGATCCCTGAAACATACACAATACAAAATtaaagcaacagaaacagattcaagataaatgaacaaacatttTCCCACGgtttctaacacacacacacaaacacactgctgtGATGGTACCTGATGTCGTTTAATGATGTCTTTCAGTTTCCCTAGCAGCTTAGGCTCAATCTCTGAGCTCAGGTAGATCACAGGCCGAGTCAGACAGTTAttctacagagaaaaaagaaaattcttgtTCATATTTTAATAATCTACATGCGTAATTACTGATTAATGAATGTAAGAAAGACATAGAGAAACCAAGTGAGTGAGATATCaaactgaaaatgagaaatacataaggaaaaaataaaagagatagacagagacagataaaaagaaaaaaggaagaaagaaagaaaaaagggagacagagagaaataaagagagaatcTTACTTGTACCAAAGACTTCTCTATGGTCATAAACATCTCAACATTTCGGTCCATCCTAGAAGGATTCTGGAAGTCGAACCTTCTCCTAAGATGAAAATATTAATGAAAGATCTTTAGTTCCAAGATTATCACTACAGAACTGTGTATTTCACATACagttagacagagagaaacacctCACCATCCCTGGTCACTCTTAAACTTGTAGGCAGCAGCAAGTATATGACACAGAGCTCCTCCAGCTTTGAAATCCAGAAAACTCTTCATCTGAAAAGATGTGTGGAAGGATCACAGTTAGAACACGATTTTCTACAGTAGACGGTGACAGACAATCTCAGTTTTTATGGCTTTGGTTATGATAACATGAAtgcactgtacaaaaaaaatggGGTTTATTTGTGATGGTAATTTGTATTAgtttacatgtgtgtgtgtctgtatgtacgTATATGTACCGGTAGCTTGGTGAGAGGAGGGTTGCTGACATGTCGGCCAAAAACCTCCTCCTGAAATTGCAGCAGCTGAACAACCAGACTGGACAAAGACTTGTTGGTGGGGGGCTCTGCTTGAATGTACTACACACATAAAGAGTAGAAATACTTATAATGACAGGCTATGCATGTGCTGGAGCTAAAGATAAAAGTGAAATAGAGGCAAGTAAGCTAATAAACCGCccgaggactgctgggataggctccaccacccccccgcgaccctgacggagaagcggctaagaaaatggatggataagCTTATAAACAGCATTGGAATTTTATCTTATCTAACATTTTGACTTCAAAACCTATTAAACACACCTACATTCACAGCTGTCAACCAGCTTTGCTGCACCTGATACCTGCATTGTGTCCTGCACTGAACATTTTCAATTTTCGGATCATTTGCTATCTTGTGTAGTTTTTATGCTTTCACAGCTGTATTACAAATAGGACTCCACtgaatgtataaaatgatttcatttataaAGATCAACAAAGTTAATGACCTCCAGTCACTTTAACCTTCTACACCTTCTACATTGTGAAAATTCTGATCCCAAAAATTTGGTACTGCTACTTTGTCTGAgcttatttataaaaaatgagCACATTTAAAGTGAAGCAAAAATAGTAAAACTTTTTGTGGCCTCTTTAGAAATGAGACTGTGAGCGTTTAAGCAGGACTAACTCTTAGTCTGTTATGTTACTACCTGTACGCGTCTATGAGTCTCATTAGTATTCATCCGGGTCACTGGCTGTTTCTTACTACAGTGTTATAATTATGCACAGCGTGCAACACCAAATACGCTTTACCGTTTTTTGCGTTAACTGAGTATATGCCGGCGATTAAAGACAAAGCAGGGCACCGCATTCAGCTCTGTTTATACCTTTCCATTTACATTCTCCCTAAATATTAGGTAGTATCAAAGATTAAACTAGCTGGATGTGGCGGCTGCACTCAGCGATAGCGTGTTTCCCTCACGGCTGCACCTCGACGCT
This window contains:
- the smarcc2 gene encoding SWI/SNF complex subunit SMARCC2 isoform X1, producing MAVRKKDGGPNVKYFEASDTVSQFDNVRVWLGKNYKKYIQAEPPTNKSLSSLVVQLLQFQEEVFGRHVSNPPLTKLPMKSFLDFKAGGALCHILAAAYKFKSDQGWRRFDFQNPSRMDRNVEMFMTIEKSLVQNNCLTRPVIYLSSEIEPKLLGKLKDIIKRHQGSVTEDKQSSSHVVVPIPASLEEEEWVRPVMKRDKQMLLHWGYWPDSYDTWISASEVEAVVEDPPSPEKPRKVHAKWILDLDQYNEWMNEEDYEVGEGGTRRKRISAKTLTDEVSAPDERRDKKPGNAKKRKRSPSPSPTPPPQESKKKNTKKGPTTPYTKSKRGQREEEQEDLTKDLDEPSPVPAAEEGSLNKTVTKKDSDSTPVKGGTDLDEQEDESMETVGKEEEEGSPSVKGEPVKGSDLHEDNVTEQTHHIIIPSYAAWFDYNSVHAIERRALPEFFNGKNKSKTPEIYLAYRNFMIDTYRLNPQEYLTSTACRRNLAGDVCAIMRVHAFLEQWGLINYQVDSESRPTPMGPPPTSHFHVLADTPSSLVPLQPKASQVLKHLQQMTHCTCYKGTVAIYISYPLSAPQTPSSQQILSFPDKVKDKPTDLQNFGLRTDMYNKKSGPTKGKNAASATREWTEQETLLLLEGLEMYKDDWNKVSEHVGSRTQDECILHFLRLPIEDPYLEDTSSSLGPLAYQPVPFSQAGNPVMSTVAFLASVVDPRVASAAAKSALEEFSRMKEEVPAALVEAHVRRVEEAARVSGRPDPLYGLEGSGIAGTGLEESEKPAEESSEESKSSDGQPSEDKRESKEGKDGATEEVEKQGENGKKEEERAREGETEREAEKTDSEMGDAEKEKEGKEGSEEGQREGESEGERKAKVERDVGEGNLATAAASALAAAAVKAKHLAAVEERKIKSLVALLVETQMKKLEIKLRHFEELETIMDREREALEYQRQQLLADRQSFHMEQLKYAEMRARQQHFQQIQHQHHSNQPGNQPGNAPPAPHQSAPNTSAPPPTPSPAPATSTNTPNEAPPPSASHTSPPNNTQTGAVHDSSAPLAGDSLHPNALVPPSQ
- the smarcc2 gene encoding SWI/SNF complex subunit SMARCC2 isoform X2 codes for the protein MAVRKKDGGPNVKYFEASDTVSQFDNVRVWLGKNYKKYIQAEPPTNKSLSSLVVQLLQFQEEVFGRHVSNPPLTKLPMKSFLDFKAGGALCHILAAAYKFKSDQGWRRFDFQNPSRMDRNVEMFMTIEKSLVQNNCLTRPVIYLSSEIEPKLLGKLKDIIKRHQGSVTEDKQSSSHVVVPIPASLEEEEWVRPVMKRDKQMLLHWGYWPDSYDTWISASEVEAVVEDPPSPEKPRKVHAKWILDLDQYNEWMNEEDYEVGEGGTRRKRISAKTLTDEVSAPDERRDKKPGNAKKRKRSPSPSPTPPPQESKKKNTKKGPTTPYTKSKRGQREEEQEDLTKDLDEPSPVPAAEEGSLNKTVTKKDSDSTPVKGGTDLDEQEDESMETVGKEEEEGSPSVKGEPVKGSDLHEDNVTEQTHHIIIPSYAAWFDYNSVHAIERRALPEFFNGKNKSKTPEIYLAYRNFMIDTYRLNPQEYLTSTACRRNLAGDVCAIMRVHAFLEQWGLINYQVDSESRPTPMGPPPTSHFHVLADTPSSLVPLQPKASQTPSSQQILSFPDKVKDKPTDLQNFGLRTDMYNKKSGPTKGKNAASATREWTEQETLLLLEGLEMYKDDWNKVSEHVGSRTQDECILHFLRLPIEDPYLEDTSSSLGPLAYQPVPFSQAGNPVMSTVAFLASVVDPRVASAAAKSALEEFSRMKEEVPAALVEAHVRRVEEAARVSGRPDPLYGLEGSGIAGTGLEESEKPAEESSEESKSSDGQPSEDKRESKEGKDGATEEVEKQGENGKKEEERAREGETEREAEKTDSEMGDAEKEKEGKEGSEEGQREGESEGERKAKVERDVGEGNLATAAASALAAAAVKAKHLAAVEERKIKSLVALLVETQMKKLEIKLRHFEELETIMDREREALEYQRQQLLADRQSFHMEQLKYAEMRARQQHFQQIQHQHHSNQPGNQPGNAPPAPHQSAPNTSAPPPTPSPAPATSTNTPNEAPPPSASHTSPPNNTQTGAVHDSSAPLAGDSLHPNALVPPSQ